In the Juglans microcarpa x Juglans regia isolate MS1-56 chromosome 6D, Jm3101_v1.0, whole genome shotgun sequence genome, one interval contains:
- the LOC121268827 gene encoding GDSL esterase/lipase At1g74460, translating to MNNFPVVLLTIVITVLGIAIDGYNCKMVQFIFGDSLSDVGNNKYLSKSLAQASLPWYGIDFGNGLPNGRFSNGRTVADIIGDSMGLPRPPAFLDPSLTEDIIMENGVNYASGGGGILNETGSYFIQRFSLYKQIELFQGTKELIKSRVGPEEAEKFFQGSRYVVALGSNDFINNYLMPVYSDSWTYNDESFIDYLMETLEAQLKLLHRLGARQLMVFGLGPMGCIPLQRVLSTSGDCQDRANKLALSFNQASTNLLQDLSTKLPNASFRFGDAYDVVDDVIRNPYKYGFNNSDAPCCSFYNIRPALTCIPASSLCGDRSKYVFWDEYHPSDKANELIANELIKKFRFTRADQPNNAPSPAPAAIAPSPDQEDY from the exons ATGAACAACTTCCCTGTTGTGCTGCTAACGATTGTCATTACAGTGCTGGGAATCGCCATTGATGGATACAACTGTAAGATGGTGCAGTTCATCTTCGGGGACTCCCTCTCGGACGTTGGAAACAACAAGTATCTCAGCAAGAGCCTGGCCCAGGCAAGCCTGCCTTGGTATGGCATTGATTTTGGCAATGGTTTGCCTAATGGAAGGTTCTCTAACGGACGTACGGTGGCTGATATCATAG GTGACAGTATGGGCCTCCCAAGGCCACCAGCCTTTCTGGATCCATCTCTAACCGAAGATATCATAATGGAAAATGGAGTCAATTACGCCTCTGGAGGTGGTGGGATTCTGAATGAAACTGGAAGCTACTTT ATTCAAAGGTTTTCTCTTTACAAGCAGATTGAGCTTTTTCAAGGGACGAAAGAGCTGATAAAAAGTAGAGTTGGCCCAGAGGAAGCAGAGAAGTTCTTCCAAGGATCTAGATATGTGGTTGCTCTAGGTAGCAATGATTTCATTAACAATTACTTGATGCCTGTTTATAGCGATTCATGGACATACAACGATGAGAGTTTCATCGACTACTTAATGGAGACACTCGAAGCCCAACTTAAG CTATTACACAGGTTAGGGGCAAGGCAGCTAATGGTTTTTGGGCTGGGACCAATGGGATGCATTCCACTGCAAAGGGTCCTCAGTACTTCTGGGGATTGTCAGGATAGAGCAAACAAACTTGCTCTCAGCTTCAACCAAGCATCAACCAACCTATTACAAGACTTATCCACCAAACTTCCCAATGCAAGTTTCAGATTTGGAGATGCTTATGATGTTGTCGATGACGTGATCAGAAATCCGTACAAATATG GATTCAACAACTCGGACGCACCATGTTGCTCTTTTTACAATATTCGACCTGCACTGACATGTATTCCTGCATCATCATTGTGTGGAGACAGAAGCAAGTACGTGTTTTGGGATGAATACCACCCAAGCGATAAAGCTAATGAATTGATTGCTAATGAGCTGATCAAGAAATTTAGATTCACGCGTGCTGACCAACCCAATAATGCTCCTTCCCCTGCGCCTGCTGCTATCGCCCCATCCCCAGATCAGGAAGACTACTAA
- the LOC121268855 gene encoding uncharacterized protein LOC121268855, which translates to MASTLTPLLVVLLLVFSSHVCLNAVPVTRIGSLLHGPQVHQVSENTLMLATEENLEEPNISGRMDLELHDYPGSGANNRHTPRPPQFGKVCVDC; encoded by the exons ATGGCAAGCACTCTCACTCCTCTACTTGTAGTACTCTTGTTGGTATTCTCCTCCCATGTCTGCTTGAATGCTGTCCCAGTCACAA GAATTGGAAGCCTATTGCATGGACCTCAAGTTCATCAAGTTTCAGAGAATACCCTCATG TTAGCTACCGAGGAAAATTTGGAGGAACCAAACATTTCAGGAAGAATGGATCTTGAACTACATGATTACCCGGGATCAGGGGCCAATAATCGCCACACTCCAAGGCCACCACAATTTGGGAAAGTCTGTGTTGATTGTTAG